One Neochlamydia sp. AcF84 genomic window, TCAAGAAAATTTTCAAACTCTTGCTGAAGCTATCAACAGAGGTTTAGGAATTGCTCAAGGAGATTATTTAACTTTTCTCTCTCCTCAAGACTATTTTGCGCCTAATAGGATAGAAAGGCTGGTAGACAAAGCTATCGCTTCTCAAACGCATTTTATCTTTACGCGCGTAGATCTAGTAGATCAAGATAGCCGGCGACATTGCTTTGATGCTTCTCAAAAAAGAATTTACGAAGAAAAAATGTTTGAAATTATCCACCTTGAACATATTGAAGAAGCTTTTATGACTTTTAATCTTGCCATGACCTATGGCAATATGTTTTTTTCACGTGAACTTCACACACGCTTAGGTGCTTATAGAGATTATAAATATCAAGGCAGTTTGGATTATATTGTTCGCTCTCTTATAAATTATGAGATCAGCTTTTTAAATGAAAATCTTTATTATTACCGTTATATAGAGGAGAAAGTATCCCAGGAGGAGATCGAGCTTAGCCATAAAGAGCGCGAAGAGCTTTATCTCAATTATTTTGTGGGTGTAAGCCGTGTCGCTCCTTTAAATAAAAATGCTCCTTCGCCTTATAATGGATCTAAAGCATTTCTCAAAGCCAAAAATGCGATAAATTTGGGAAGCATTTTGGCTCAGTTTATTTATACTCCTAAAATCGCCAGCTCTGATAGCCCGTCGGTAGATTTTAAAAGCAATTCTTCTCATTATGTTGGAAAATCTGAAAAGTTTACCCTTATTACCCATGATTTAGCGCCGGGGGGAGGGGGATCTAAGTTAGTTTTAGATCTTGCTACCTCTCTTAAAGGCCAAGGCTACAAAGTTTCTGTCATCTCCATGCATGAAGGTTCTTTGAAAAATGAATATAAAAAATTAAATATTCCTCTTTATATAGCTCCTGCAGGCTGCTTAAAGTGGGATGAACCTATCGGAAAATGGAAGCGTCTGGGGGCACTCATTTGGGTCACTCTTTATTTAAACCTAAGGGCTTCCTCCACTGTTATTGTTAACAGTGCAGCCAGCTCTGCTCTTGTGTTACCCCTTTTACTGTTTGCTCCTTTTAAAAAGATTCATTGGTATATCCATGAATCTTTTTCTCCTACTATTTATCTTAAAACCAACCTAGCTTTTCACTTATTAAAGAGGGTTAATCATAAAAAAAGATTCAATTTTTGGTTTGGATCGGAAAGCACGAAAAATATTTGGAACAGTATTTTAGATGTTTCAGGAAAAGTGTTATATTGGAGTGGGGTGAAAGAGAGCAGTGTATCTTTAGCTTCTCATAAACCTATCAAAAATCTTCTTTCTATAGGCTTTAGCACTCCTAGGAAGGGT contains:
- a CDS encoding glycosyltransferase; protein product: MPICSHCDYLEAALNSVAEQTYASLEVILLDTHFTLPSSFIIQDFIKSTKYKCIYLQENFQTLAEAINRGLGIAQGDYLTFLSPQDYFAPNRIERLVDKAIASQTHFIFTRVDLVDQDSRRHCFDASQKRIYEEKMFEIIHLEHIEEAFMTFNLAMTYGNMFFSRELHTRLGAYRDYKYQGSLDYIVRSLINYEISFLNENLYYYRYIEEKVSQEEIELSHKEREELYLNYFVGVSRVAPLNKNAPSPYNGSKAFLKAKNAINLGSILAQFIYTPKIASSDSPSVDFKSNSSHYVGKSEKFTLITHDLAPGGGGSKLVLDLATSLKGQGYKVSVISMHEGSLKNEYKKLNIPLYIAPAGCLKWDEPIGKWKRLGALIWVTLYLNLRASSTVIVNSAASSALVLPLLLFAPFKKIHWYIHESFSPTIYLKTNLAFHLLKRVNHKKRFNFWFGSESTKNIWNSILDVSGKVLYWSGVKESSVSLASHKPIKNLLSIGFSTPRKGFHLLVDAFIACIKKELIPQDVILTLVGLPSSLDSYNQDIILKILSANLQERIHLISCIEIHQLDSFYKKADLFVQSSAVECLPLSLLQAMSLGVPIISTDVNGCSEAIVHNYSGYLCRSFSAQALEKALVEAINHPLRTRQLALNAHRTFNEKFSLEMTISKIKEELSLKDKSLMNDL